From the genome of Amyelois transitella isolate CPQ chromosome 16, ilAmyTran1.1, whole genome shotgun sequence, one region includes:
- the LOC106129626 gene encoding actin-binding Rho-activating protein gives MSGNFLTIPGDDHITRRSRSSSLTNLISAFDTRAQTHSDLQKVTAFSGHFDKNHKPTFSKDEYGKPIPGSMTEFRGAEAQARVCTEMKELCGIINDYGKTPCKSLLPPELQNATKVISFGELFSIYTVISDKLVGILLRSRKHQLTYFEGEVLFQKRDDDVPIFLLQPMQDIRAYCDNRALQARRSVSPMPERN, from the exons ATGAGCGGAAATTTCCTGACAATCCCTGGCGACGACCACATAACGAGAAGGTCTCGG agtTCGTCCCTAACAAACTTAATATCAGCATTTGACACACGAGCGCAGACGCACAGCGATCTACAGAAAGTAACCGCTTTCAGTGGACACTTCGACAAAAATCACAAACCCACATTCTCCAAAGATGAGTACGgcaa ACCAATACCGGGGTCAATGACCGAGTTCAGAGGAGCAGAAGCCCAAGCCAGAGTTTGTACAGAAATGAAAGAACTTTGCGGAATTATAAACGACTACGGAAAAACACCCTGCAAAAGCCTACTTCCCCCAGAACTTCAAAATGCAACAAAAGTTATATCATTTGGTGAACTTTTttca ATATACACGGTCATATCTGATAAACTCGTCGGCATACTACTACGCTCAAGGAAACATCAACTGACGTATTTTGAAGGAGAAGTTTTATTCCAG aaaCGAGATGACGATGTTCCTATATTCCTGCTGCAGCCAATGCAAGACATCAGAGCTTACTGCGACAACAGAGCACTGCAAGCCAGAAGATCAGTTTCACCAATGCCAGAAAGGAATTAG